The Vigna radiata var. radiata cultivar VC1973A unplaced genomic scaffold, Vradiata_ver6 scaffold_347, whole genome shotgun sequence region GACTGTATTATCAATATATTCAGGATGAGttctttgataaaaaattataaatttcttgGCTAATGATCGTAAACTCagacaaaaccaaaatttgCATTGTCATCTTTTGGTGTGCTTTAATGCACACAGTGAAGTTTACATGACTTTGATAACAAGAGAGAGAAGCTGGACCTTCTGTATGGTCAATGGAGTTATACACCGTTCACtgtgttaataaaaaataccgAGTAGAGACATCTTATTTGAACAAGACATTTACAATGAAGAGAAATGAAAGGTTATGTATGATATATAATTAGTGGTGGGATAGAGAGAGGAAAAAAAGTACTTCTTTATAAATTGTTCTACAAAGAACACAGCACTGGAGCatattatttattcatcatCTTTCAACACAATGTTTCTCTCTCTTATACTCTAgaatggtatcagagtcatttAGACCCTatactaattaattttgttgGGTCTCACCAGCTGTTGGGTTTTCCTTTAGTTCCACACTCGATATGTCATTCTTTGACAAGAAAGGTATTTCTTCCTGAATGACCGCCACATGACGAAGAGGGCAACCAGTTAAGTATTTCCCTTCTCAACTCAAAATTTCTACCAATGATCAGCTTCCCTTTCCTCCTTAATTCTCCGCTGGCAAGAGTAATCCGTATATTAAGAAGGATATTTCGTCAATTCAGCAATCAGCCGTTGTAAAGCATCATCATTCTGCCATGATGCTTTGATTTTCCATAGTAGATAGAATCTGGTTGGTGTGTGGAAATTGAAGCACATTCAACCCTTGAAAGTGCATCAGCAGCTTGGTTCTCAATTCAAATGAAGTCATTCCATGGGTTTTACCAACCATTTTTGTTGGAAGGCTGTGGAAAGTCTCTGATCCAGAATATACTTGAGACTTCGGTCATCAGTTTTGATTACAAACTGCATTGGTAATAAGTAGTGCCTCCACTTTTGTACTGCATACACCACTACTAGTAATTCCTTCTCATAAGTTGACAAGGATTGTTGTTGAACATTCAAGCTTCGACTGATAAAAGCTATAGATCTTGCATAAGAACAGGTCCTACCCCGACTACCGAAGCATCCACCTCTACCACAAAAGTCTTTGTAAAATCAAGTAAGGCCAATACACGCACTTGGCTTAACTGATCCTTAAGACATTGAAATACCAATTTAGCTTCATTTGACTAAGAAAAACTATCTTTCTTTAACATGTCATTCAGTTGTTTGGCTATGGTGTTGTATCTTTGCACAAACTGTCTATAATAGCCCGCCAAACCCAAAACCCTCTCAGCTGCTTGAGGGTTTGAGGAAGTGGCCAATTCCTCAATGCTTCTACCTTAGCAGGGTCATTAGAGACTCCTTTGCCCGTGATAAAATGCCCCAAGTACTCTACTCTAGTAACCTCAAAGTAACACTTAGATTTCTTGGCTACCAAAGCATTAGCGCGCATGGTAGACAACATTGTGTGTAAATGATGCAAATGTTTCTCCATGCTTTTGCTGTAAATCAGAATGTCATAAAACAAGACCTTTAAGAACTTCGTCAAATACTCTCGAAACATGGAGTTCATTAAACCCTGAAATGTGACAAGAGCATTGATTAAGCAAAAAGGCATGAGCAAGTACTCATAATGCCTATGTCTGTCTCTACCATTCTGACTTTGATTATAATCTGACTGTAAGTCAATTTTGGAGAATACACTAGAGCCATATAGCTCATCCAATTGATCATCAACCAAGGGTATAGGAAACATGTTCTTTACGGTACTCTTGTTGAGGTCCTTGTAATCAATGCAAAGCCTCCAACTTCCATCCTTTTTAACGACCAACACCATTGGACTGCTATAGGGGCTATCACTGTTCTTATAACCCCACTTTTTAAGTAATCTTGTACCAATTCATCTATTATGtccttttattatttagaatacTATAAGGTCTCTTATTCACAAGGTTAGTTCCTTGCACCAAAGGAATAGTGTAATCATGATCCAGCCGTCTAGGTGGTGAGGTAGTGGGGACTGCAAACACATCTTCATATTGAAGTAGCAATTGATCAATACTATCAGGAATTGTGGCAGATGTAGCATGGGTGGACAGGGAATGCAACTACAAGCCTTCTTCATCCTTACATATTTGCAACATAGAAAGGTGGACTCTTGCAACCATAGTCTTAGGTATATGCAGCTTACGAATCGTTTTGTTATTAGTAGAAAATTGCCACGCAAAACATGTCTTCTTCTTTGAGCAGTGAACTCCATGGTTAACTTGTCAAAGTTCCATGTGATATCCCCCAATGTAATCCTCCATTCTATCCCAAGAACCATAACACAACAGCCTAAGGGTAACAACATGATATTTGAAGTGAAGGTAGTATGCTGTATAAGCCTAGAAAACCCTTTGATTATAGTATTAATCTGTACTCTTTCCTCATCAACCTCAGTGATACTAACAGGATCCATTTCGTCAATCTTGCACCCTAATTTCTTGACTACATTAATATCCAAGAAATTAAGGGTACTCCCACTATTAATGAGAATGTGCAGCAACTTCTTCCTTACATGACTGTAACCCGCATGGTTCGAAAACTTGGCTACCCCTGTCAAAGCACTGCATAAATCAATGGTTTCGAAATAGGTGAATTAGGAGAGGTTGCACTAGATTGGGGGGCTTGATCAGAGTCAGAATTGTGAGCTATTTCCATGACATGGATTTGTAGTTTCTTGAGGGTTTGGCTATGGGCAAGGGTAAAGAGTTCATCACAAAAGTAACAGAGACCTTTAGCCCTCCTTTCACTCATATAGGCAGGGGTTAGCTGTTTAGTGAATTTTCCAAGGATGTGGAAGGGGTTGACAAGAGCGGCTTTGCAACAGGGTGTAGTTTGAGGTTTTTGGACAATGGTTTGGCATGCATGCCATTGGCATTTTGACACATCTTGGCCAAGGAAAAAGCTTTCATAACAGAGGTGGGTTGGAACATTCTCACCATTTGAATTTCCGTTTGTAGACCACCAAGTAAACAACTCAACTTATGGGTTTCAAATAAGTCAAGAAACAATAGCATCAAATTCAGTATGGTAATCTGGAGCATTACCTTTCTGGCGCAGTCACATCTATTCTACCATTGGTTCCTTGCAAACTTCTCCAAATCTTTCAATCAATATTTGTGTATAGGCATTCCAAGAACCACATTTTTCACATATGCACTGAGTCAATGGAGAGCTTTTCCTTTAAAATGGACTACAACCAATCGAACTTAGTATTCCTTAGGGGTTTGATCAGCCAAAAAGAATGTGTCACATTGAATGATGTAATTCTTGACGCCATCACCATTGAAGGGGGAAAATCCAAACGAGCAAGTTGGGTGTTACAAGAATAAGGGTGAGAAAAGGAACCAGAACCCAAGAAAGAAGAATGTTCGTGGTGTCAAAACATATCCTCGCGTTGCAATGAAATACCAATCTCCATAAATCTTTCATTCATTCACGTAGTGAGACGGTCTTCCAGTTTGCGAAAAAGGGTTTGATTGCGGGTATTGTCAGCCATTTGCAGAATTGTGTGGAAGGTTACCTTCTTATACCACTTGATACAGATGTTCTAGGAAAGGGAAAGGGTCCTCGAAGAACAACCAAAGGAAGTGGGAATCCAACAATTGAATGGATACCGAACAGGTACCTTATTAACTGAGAATGTACAGAGTGAATGTTACAATAAAATGTTCAATGCCAAAAACTAAGGCTGTAACTCCTATATATATAGCAGTTCAGTTATAACTGACACTAACGTATATCCTGCATCAAAAGGGTGTGTTAAAGATTCCTTATTGACTAGAAATATGATCAAATTATGGATGAGTGCAAACTTCATcctattaatttgattttgtgatgttgaattaggtttaaattttacttaaccGTAGGTTTCCTAATTGCTTGGGTACTTATCAAAACAGAACTAGATTTATGTGTTTCTCTAATGCATGATTGGATGTATTTTGATGGGAGAATCAACATTGTTTCCTCAACCATTAATAATGCCCAAAATCTTGAGTAAGCAGCTTTCGGTTCGTATAACCTCTGGAAATATTTTACTGTTAATATGATTCAGTTTAACAATAATGCAAACAAATGTTCTAGTTACTAGATTCATTATGTCACAATACTGGATTTAAGCCTACTTATAGCTGTGTATTCCATAATAAGATGATTGGGAATTCTACAGCTTGTCCTATTGTTCACGTGTGATTCAAATATTCTTCTGATAAGAATTATCTTTTCCCAGTTACAACCACAACATGTAAAGGGTTCATTTGCTTTTACCCTGCCTCTTGGCTAGTGGTACAACGCCAAAATAATTGTGTTGGGAATGATATGACAAACTCTTTATATTGTCTGTTCTCAAGAGTTTCTTAAAGGAGCATACCTTATTTGTGTGACTGAGCTTGGGTTTGAGCCTGGGTTTGAGTTGGATTGCATATAATTGATGAGAAAATTGCTTATCATGCCTTGACTTGAACATGTTATTTTCGTCAATAGTCTTATCTTAAAGATCCCTATCATACATAGAGCCCTTATTGTCATTGAAGAATTTTGTTTGTCAATCTTGCTAGTTCTTCTTGGTATTTGATTCTAGTGacctgtttttttttaaaaaaaaaaattgggaagGACCTTTTCCTAATCCCCATAATCAGTGCAACTGATCCTGGAAAACAACTCACTTTTAAACGCTTGCCATAGTTCTtgttaaactataaaataacaCTTTTGTAGAACATATCCAGCTCTGTAATTCAGAGTCATGGTGAATTTATCACCCTAGAAAGCTCTGCCACACTTGCATAATGGAAAGTCTAGACATAGTTGTTGCAGCATTTACCTCTACTACCCTTCAGTTAAAGCTTTTGCCTTAAATAAGTTGTACTGTGTCTATTTTGTTtctaatattattgttaatttgCATTGACAAGGCTGGCCCCTTTTTTCTTTGCTCTTACTTGTCAGGGAACCATGTTCAAAATTGAGAAAACAAATGAAACATATTGCAGCTACAGTTCAGATGTCGCGACTGGTTATGGAGTGGGTGCTTTCCTGTTTCTTCTTTCAGGTGAATCACTGCTAATGGGAGTGACAAAGTGCATGTGCTTTGGGAGGCCCTTAACACCTGGGGGAAATAGAGCGTGGtccattatatattttctttcctcttgGTATGAATTCTAAATTCTTACACAACAATTTCTGTTTTGCATTATCAAAGAAGCTAGATGTTGTGTAAGAATGATATATGCTTCAAATGTATGCTTCTGTTATTCAAGTGAAAAGTCTCTCGGAGATTTCATTATATGCCTCATCTCTTATGGTTTGACTGTTAACCCATAATGTGATTTTTTACATTGCAAGCAACCAacttaaaattatcatttttctttgcaGTATGTGATTTTTCTCGTTACTCGTATTAAGCTTCCTGGTCCCAACAAGTTACAAAATATGACTCATTGAATAAAGACCACTTTTTTTATGCATTCCCAGGATCACTTTTCTGGTGGCAGAAGCGTGTTTGATAGCAGGTGCAACCAAGAATGCATACCATACCAAATACCGTGGAATGATTTATGCTCAGAACTTCTCGTGTGAAGCCTTGCGAAAAGGTGTTTTTGTTGCTGGCGCAGTTTTCATTGTTGCAACCATGATTCTGAACGTATACTACTACATGTACTTCACAAAGGCAACTACCACACCAGTTTCTCATAAGGCAAATCGGGTTAGCTCAACAGTTGGAATGGCAGGATATGCATGATAACAAATTTAGTATGGATGTCTCAATGATTATCACTAAAACGGTGgttttcatttggtttttcCTAGTTAATCGGTGTCTATAATGTTCATGTGGATGTTACTGGTCAGAAGCAagctatatatattataattaggTAAAGAGGGTCTCATCATGTTGGTTTTCAGATAAACTTGATATTCAAAGTGTGTAAAATGTTTTTGAGGCTATCTTTCCCTCTTAATGGAACTGGAATTTTTGAAAGCCAATTTAAAGATTAAGATAAGCTAGTTGGAggcttcattttttttagtcaAATTTTCTTAggaaagttgtttttttatccTTCGGATATATGAACATTCTGGATAAACATATCCAATCGTTTTATTCAGAATAAAGCAAGAAGTTTGACATCCAAAAGAGTTACCAAAAACGAAAAGAGTAAAGAAAGCAAAGCAGATAGTGTTGTTATACGTAGGACTCGGAGAAAAAGCTCACAAAAAACAAAGTTCATATGTTATCCTAATTCGTATGGTTGAAGAAAGAAAGtactttttttcatcatttcatATTCCTAATTGTTGTTCtctatcattttcattttcattttatgttgtCCTCTTTATAGAATCAACACAGTGACGTATTTGATTTGAAAGGGGAGTCAATGGCCACCTTTAACTTTGCAAATTCCAATTGATTTGTAGTGAGAAAGATGTTTGTCCAATCCCACTTTGATTTTCATCACCTACCCCAGTTAGGAGATGAACTTGCATCAAGTACTTGATTGATTCTTGTAGGTAAATGGTTACGACTTGGACCACGAGGATCTCAAAATTAGATCTCAAAGGCTTCCACGTTTTTCACTTGTTCAAGTGTTTGAAAACTTGAGAAAGGCACAATGAAGAATTTCTGATTTTGTGGATTTCCCCACTAATTTTCCATTCCAAATATGAgaaaaatacaatgaaaaaaaaaaatagtgatccATTCCTTCCTTCTAAGATACTAAAAATTGTgctttagattatataatttcaattatattgGTGCAAAATATTTACTTGTTTCATCAATTATTGATTTTCATTAAAGAATCTTCATTTATAAAAGTTAgaactttgttttaaataattgattaaaacatttttttcaaatatattgatACATGTGTAGTTtggtatttattaaaaataagatgaatttacattatattaattCTTAACAATATTTTCTGAGACGcatagtttctttatttttaaggaTTTATCCATGGTGTATTATGCAAGCTTTCAGAATACATAAGGAATTTCTCATAAatttttcttgaagatctcaTAACTAGCCATTTTGAGAATGGCCCAACACTGTTCACTTGTGATGATGAAGGCCCAATGCCTCAGTTGGCCCAGACGATTCATTAAACAGATCGTCTTCTGCATGCGTGGCATaagttggaaaataaaatagtggAAGAGAGAGAGCGAGGGAGCAGAGAGCCAGAGGCGATGGAGAGAGAAAGCGTCGAAGGCTTCGTCGACGGCGTTCCGGCACGGCGGTTGCCGGAGATgcagaagagaaaaagatagatCGTGACAAGGTGAGTAAGAAAAGCGAAccctttttctattattaacaTGGAAGTAATCTGAGTTTATATTACATCACACACAGGGAAAAGAGGGAaggaactctatatatagagttccaTGGGAGAAAGGGAAAACACAAAAACCGTAAAACGCGGAATAACTGTCATGAGACAGTTAGAAGAATCAAAATGATTCTCAatagcctcccctcaagctggacaGTGTATGTTTACCAGTCCAAGCTTGGGGATAATCGTTCCAAATTTTACACGATGTGGAAATTTCGTGAAGATGTCAGCCAGTTGTTCGTCGGATCGGACCGGAAGAAGATGTAAGAGGCCCTCCTGGAGTTTTTCGCGGACCACGTGACAATCAAGCTCTATGTGCTTGGTTCGTTCGTGGAAGCTCTGATTGTGAGCTATGTGATGTGCTGATCTGTTGTCGCAATACAAAACAGGTACCCCAGTCTcttcaatttgaaaatcttgCAAAAGATAATGAAGCCACTGTATTTCGCATACGGTGGCAGCAAGAGCCCTATACTCTGCTTCAGTGGAAGATCTGGAAACAGTCTTCTCCTTCTTAGATTTCCAGGAAATGAGTGATGATCCAAGGAACACGCAAAACCCCGTAGTGGATCTCCTTGTGTTGGGACATGTGGCCCAATCGGAGTCGCTAAAGGCCTTTAGTTGTTTAAGAGAATTAGCTGCAAAGAATAACCCTTCAGAAGGTGAGGATTTTATATATCTGAGAATATGTTGAATAGCTTGATAATGATAACGAGTGGGAGATTGCATAAATTGGCTGAGAAGATTGACAGTAAAACATAAGTCAGGTCTGGTATTGGTAAGATAAAGTAACTTCCCTATCAATCTTCTATAGGATTCAGGATTGGCCAGATAGTTGTCCTCTTTGTATAGTGTGCTGGTGTCTTTCAGAAAAGGGGTAGAAGAAGGCTTGCAACCTTGCATTCTTGTTTCCTCAAGTATGTCCAAGGCATACTTTCTCTGGCACAAATGAATTCCCTCCTTGGATCTTGCTACTTCAAgtccaagaaaatatttaagcTCTCCAAGGTCCTTAAGGTCTTTTATGTGGTTAATTTCTTCCATAGAATTTCCTGTTAAcacaatgtcatccacatatacaaGTAAAGTAGTAAAACCAGTGGCAGTTCTTTTGGTAAACAATGAGTGGTCAGACTTGGATTGGCTGTACTTAACAGATATAAGATAAGAAGATAATTTTTCAAACCATTGCCTGCTGGCTTGTTTTAAGCCGTATAGAGATTTTGTTAGCTTACATACCAGTCCTTCTTTGCAAGTGTTCATACCTGGAGGTAATTGCATATAGACTTCTTCATTTAAatctccatgtaggaaagcattGTCTACATCAAGTTGATGTAGAAACCAATTGTTTGAAGCAGCAAGAGCAATAAGAAGTCTAACAGTAGTAAGTTTAGCTACAGGGGCAAATGTGTCAAGATAGTCTATTCCTTCTTATTGAGTGTATCCTTTTGCTACTAGTCGGGCTTTGTATCTCTCAATACTACCATCAGTTTTGTACTTAATTTTATACACCCATTTGCATCCTATGGGAATCTTTTCAGGAGGTAACTGGGTTAGAATCCAAGTATTATTATCTTCTAAGGCTTTAATTTCCTTATTCATAGCTTCCTGCCattcaattttggttttaacTTCATTATAAGATTGTGGCTCTTTGTTGTTAGTAATAGTCATGATATATTTGGAGTGTCTCTCAGATAGGTTATTGCAATTCATGACAGCTTTGATAGGATAAGCAGTTTTAAGACTATTTTTAACAGATAAGGATTGGTGAACCTGATGAACATAATCCTTTAGGTAGTTTGGAGTCTTTCTGAGTCTGTTCGATCTTCTGCTTCCATGAT contains the following coding sequences:
- the LOC106753249 gene encoding uncharacterized protein LOC106753249 produces the protein MAEGRGSTLVHLLVVVLSLVAFGFAIAAERRRSVGTMFKIEKTNETYCSYSSDVATGYGVGAFLFLLSGESLLMGVTKCMCFGRPLTPGGNRAWSIIYFLSSWITFLVAEACLIAGATKNAYHTKYRGMIYAQNFSCEALRKGVFVAGAVFIVATMILNVYYYMYFTKATTTPVSHKANRVSSTVGMAGYA